One Owenweeksia hongkongensis DSM 17368 genomic region harbors:
- a CDS encoding glycosyltransferase, with translation MEHSISVLIPFRDEERKLPALLNCLSAQIYSGKWEVIFINDHSSDNGAEWLEVFIQKKEVDNLRLIHSPKGVEGKKAALAEGIKYASGEVLVQTDADCEMGEYWLQNLLNGLKENSEMVLGPVAMRPQSGFWSKFAALEFMSLQASGAAFTLGKKPIMGSAANMAYRKSVVANLQKSGENLSSGDDVFMIQSLGKENPQKVKFVLNEKAQTYTDAPANFGEFVNQRARWGSKTVAYPSKLAIVVAGLIGGISVLQCALIVLGFWQITYLVIFATVLFTKAIADYVLLRKYANLTKQTNLLGIFIPSSIIYPFYICITGMAMFFKTTWKGRTIQK, from the coding sequence ATGGAGCACTCTATTTCTGTTCTAATTCCTTTTCGGGATGAGGAGAGAAAATTGCCAGCTCTGTTAAATTGTCTTTCGGCCCAGATTTATAGTGGAAAATGGGAAGTGATTTTTATTAATGACCATTCAAGTGATAATGGTGCGGAGTGGTTGGAGGTTTTTATCCAAAAAAAAGAGGTGGATAATTTGCGACTAATACATTCCCCGAAAGGGGTGGAAGGAAAAAAAGCCGCATTGGCTGAAGGTATTAAATATGCCAGCGGAGAGGTTTTGGTACAAACTGATGCCGATTGTGAAATGGGAGAATATTGGCTACAAAATCTTTTGAACGGGTTAAAAGAGAATTCTGAAATGGTGTTGGGGCCAGTGGCGATGCGTCCGCAAAGTGGCTTTTGGTCAAAGTTTGCGGCTTTGGAATTTATGAGTTTACAAGCCAGTGGAGCAGCTTTTACTTTGGGTAAAAAACCGATAATGGGTAGCGCGGCAAATATGGCTTATCGCAAATCGGTTGTAGCGAATCTCCAAAAAAGCGGTGAAAACCTGAGCAGTGGTGATGATGTTTTTATGATTCAATCTTTGGGGAAAGAAAATCCACAAAAAGTAAAATTTGTACTAAACGAAAAGGCCCAAACTTATACCGATGCACCAGCGAATTTTGGCGAGTTTGTAAATCAGCGTGCTCGCTGGGGAAGCAAAACAGTTGCCTATCCTTCTAAGCTGGCCATTGTTGTAGCTGGCCTCATTGGTGGGATTTCGGTATTGCAGTGTGCGTTGATTGTACTTGGTTTTTGGCAAATCACTTATCTGGTAATTTTTGCAACCGTTCTATTTACAAAAGCTATAGCCGATTATGTTTTGTTAAGGAAATATGCAAACTTGACCAAGCAAACCAACTTGCTAGGTATATTTATTCCATCAAGCATTATATACCCATTTTACATTTGCATTACGGGAATGGCCATGTTTTTTAAAACTACGTGGAAGGGGCGGACTATTCAGAAGTAG
- a CDS encoding mechanosensitive ion channel family protein — MEQTFNLNHWANEWLLAKGLEASTVAYITLGLDILLVLLVSFIVDFIARKLILNYVTRYVNKSKNTYDDVFLDKKVFHGLAHILPAVIILKSLPLVFDGVDFSITFLEKIIIIYLIVLITGVASKFLRSLEHIGLHSKRFEGKPVSSYVQVGRIVLYIAAAVVIISMVVGKSPITILTAFGAATAVILLIFRDTILGLVASIQISSNDMVRLGDWVSMDKYGADGDVIEINLTTVKVRNWDKTITTVPTYAFISDSFKNWRGMQSMGVRRIKRSIYIDISSVKFVTDEMRDRYKTFARVSQFVVERQAEIDAYNEETGVDTSELINGRHMTNIGVFRKYALNYIMAHPKIDQNETVMVRQLQPTEKGLPLEIYCFSNDIAWVNYENIQSDLFDHLLAAAERFELKIFQNPSGSDFRQLASTSE, encoded by the coding sequence ATGGAACAAACATTTAATCTAAATCATTGGGCAAATGAGTGGCTTTTAGCCAAAGGGCTGGAAGCATCTACAGTAGCTTACATCACTCTTGGTCTGGATATTTTATTGGTTTTGCTGGTAAGTTTTATTGTGGATTTTATCGCCCGCAAGCTTATCTTAAATTACGTTACCCGCTATGTAAACAAATCTAAAAATACCTATGATGATGTGTTTTTAGACAAAAAGGTTTTTCATGGTTTAGCGCATATTCTTCCTGCTGTTATTATTCTAAAAAGCCTTCCATTGGTTTTTGATGGTGTGGATTTCTCAATTACATTTTTGGAAAAAATCATCATCATATACCTTATTGTCTTAATCACTGGAGTGGCCTCCAAATTCCTAAGATCTCTTGAACATATTGGCCTTCACTCTAAAAGATTTGAAGGCAAACCAGTGAGCAGCTACGTGCAGGTGGGAAGAATCGTTCTTTACATTGCCGCTGCAGTTGTTATTATTTCAATGGTAGTTGGCAAATCCCCAATTACTATACTTACTGCATTTGGTGCCGCCACCGCAGTAATTCTTTTGATTTTCAGAGATACTATTTTAGGTCTTGTGGCCAGTATTCAGATTTCATCAAATGACATGGTTCGCCTTGGCGACTGGGTAAGTATGGATAAATATGGTGCCGATGGTGATGTGATAGAAATCAACCTTACTACGGTAAAAGTGCGCAACTGGGACAAAACGATTACCACCGTTCCCACCTATGCCTTTATTTCCGATTCATTCAAAAACTGGCGAGGAATGCAATCTATGGGTGTGAGGCGAATTAAGCGTTCCATCTACATCGACATTAGTTCGGTAAAATTTGTGACTGATGAAATGCGCGACCGATACAAAACCTTTGCCCGTGTAAGCCAATTTGTGGTGGAGCGTCAAGCGGAAATTGACGCGTATAATGAAGAAACTGGTGTAGATACTTCTGAACTCATCAATGGCCGTCACATGACCAACATTGGGGTTTTTAGGAAATATGCTCTAAACTACATTATGGCCCATCCTAAAATTGACCAAAACGAAACTGTAATGGTTCGTCAATTACAGCCTACTGAAAAAGGACTTCCTCTGGAAATTTATTGTTTTAGCAATGATATTGCCTGGGTAAATTATGAAAACATTCAATCCGATTTGTTTGACCATCTTTTGGCCGCAGCCGAAAGGTTTGAGCTAAAAATATTCCAAAATCCAAGCGGCTCAGATTTTAGACAACTGGCTTCTACTTCTGAATAG
- a CDS encoding carboxy terminal-processing peptidase, protein MINKFKYLLLGAVLAVGLAFSLPHGEESKKDKVIVNLVYNVLNTSHFAPQVINDDFSSKVFDHFIESLDYNKRFLLASDVEGLEKYRTKLDDEFKNSELNFFDEAFGVYDTRFNNAKGYFEEILAEPFDFTVEESFETDDEKLEYAKDEAELKERWRLYLKQRALGRIEEDMHDQEKALADNDTTVDQKTFAELEEKAREKELELHEDWFNNLEDLERIDWVGVYMNSITNIYDPHTQYFAPERKEDFEISMTGQLEGIGAQLQQKGDYITISKIITGSACWKQGDLEEGDKILKVAQEGDKEDEAVDLVGMSVRKAVKYIRGPKGTEVILTVQKLDGSKMVVPIVRDVVELEATFAKSAVLGEGEDKIGYIRLPKFYVDFYGDSNHNCAEDVKAELEKLKKDNVKGVVLDLRNNGGGTLQGVIDIVGLFIDQGPVVQVKAPGTAPKVLSDKNKGTTYDGPLVVMVNQFSASASEIFAAAIQDYNRGIIIGSKSTFGKGTVQNILDMDRAVNFTYNDVKPLGALKLTIQKYYRVNGGTPQLKGVVPEIILPDNYNYIEFGEKEEEFALPYDEIAPAKYTEWKEGTGAYAKAIKNSNKRVKDSPKFALIDEYAQWLKDERENTVLSLNYEAYHKEQDEFREESKKYDNMRKTDDSIMVASNTVDIPMWDATEEKQKERDRWFKGLKKDLYLHEAFEVAKDLK, encoded by the coding sequence ATGATAAATAAATTTAAATACCTCCTGCTGGGGGCTGTGTTGGCTGTAGGGCTGGCGTTTAGTTTACCTCATGGTGAAGAATCAAAAAAAGACAAGGTGATTGTAAACCTTGTGTACAATGTGCTGAATACTTCTCATTTTGCCCCTCAGGTAATTAATGATGACTTTTCGTCAAAAGTGTTTGATCACTTTATAGAAAGCTTGGATTACAACAAGCGTTTCCTTTTAGCTTCTGATGTAGAGGGTTTAGAAAAATACCGTACTAAGCTGGATGATGAATTTAAAAATTCAGAGCTCAACTTTTTTGATGAAGCCTTTGGAGTATACGATACACGTTTTAATAATGCTAAAGGTTATTTTGAAGAAATTCTAGCAGAGCCTTTTGATTTTACGGTAGAAGAAAGTTTTGAAACAGATGATGAAAAACTGGAATATGCTAAGGATGAAGCCGAGCTTAAAGAGCGCTGGAGACTTTATTTAAAGCAACGTGCTTTAGGTAGAATTGAAGAGGACATGCATGATCAGGAAAAGGCGTTGGCTGATAACGACACTACCGTGGACCAAAAAACTTTTGCTGAGCTTGAAGAAAAAGCCAGAGAAAAAGAGCTGGAACTGCATGAAGACTGGTTTAACAATCTTGAAGATTTAGAGCGAATTGATTGGGTAGGTGTTTATATGAACTCTATTACCAATATTTATGACCCACACACTCAATACTTCGCGCCAGAGCGAAAGGAGGATTTTGAAATTAGCATGACAGGGCAGCTTGAAGGTATCGGTGCTCAGTTGCAGCAAAAGGGTGATTATATCACCATTTCAAAAATCATAACGGGTAGCGCTTGCTGGAAACAAGGTGATCTAGAAGAAGGTGACAAAATTCTTAAGGTAGCGCAAGAGGGTGATAAGGAAGACGAGGCCGTAGATCTTGTGGGAATGAGTGTTCGTAAGGCTGTAAAATATATTCGCGGACCAAAGGGAACCGAGGTTATTCTTACTGTTCAGAAGTTGGATGGCTCAAAAATGGTAGTGCCTATCGTTCGCGATGTGGTAGAGCTGGAGGCAACGTTTGCTAAATCAGCGGTTTTGGGCGAAGGTGAAGACAAAATTGGATATATCCGTTTACCAAAATTCTATGTTGACTTTTATGGAGACTCTAACCATAACTGCGCGGAAGATGTAAAGGCCGAGCTTGAAAAGCTAAAGAAAGATAATGTGAAAGGTGTTGTTCTTGATCTAAGAAACAATGGTGGAGGTACACTACAGGGTGTAATTGACATCGTAGGTTTGTTTATAGATCAAGGTCCAGTAGTGCAGGTAAAGGCTCCCGGTACTGCTCCAAAAGTGCTTAGTGATAAAAACAAGGGTACTACATATGATGGCCCATTAGTAGTAATGGTGAATCAGTTTAGCGCCTCAGCTTCTGAGATTTTTGCAGCAGCTATTCAGGATTACAACCGTGGAATTATCATCGGTAGTAAATCTACCTTTGGTAAAGGAACTGTTCAGAATATTTTAGATATGGATCGTGCCGTAAACTTTACCTACAATGATGTAAAGCCACTTGGAGCTTTGAAGTTGACCATCCAAAAATATTACAGAGTAAATGGAGGTACACCACAGCTCAAGGGGGTGGTTCCAGAAATTATTTTGCCTGACAACTACAACTACATTGAGTTTGGTGAAAAGGAGGAGGAGTTTGCTTTGCCTTATGATGAAATTGCACCGGCAAAATATACCGAATGGAAGGAAGGAACAGGTGCGTACGCAAAAGCAATAAAGAATAGCAATAAGCGTGTAAAGGATAGTCCTAAATTTGCGCTTATCGATGAGTATGCTCAATGGTTGAAAGATGAGCGTGAGAATACCGTGCTTAGCCTAAATTATGAAGCGTATCACAAAGAGCAAGATGAGTTTCGTGAGGAGTCAAAGAAATATGACAACATGCGCAAAACGGATGATAGCATTATGGTAGCTTCAAATACTGTAGACATACCGATGTGGGATGCTACAGAGGAGAAGCAGAAGGAGCGCGATCGTTGGTTTAAAGGTTTGAAAAAAGACCTTTACTTGCACGAAGCATTTGAAGTGGCAAAAGATTTAAAATAA
- a CDS encoding ABC transporter permease: MAQTTVFKKVLKDPLGAGGMFIILLAFFVAVFAYLLIPDHTPNANQMNLAIAGKKPGFTVEVLRLQKEVTTESTWWEQLLNGKDLPYREVAVAKTEEGENILKYTEYTGSGDGIEKSIDRDQLYAGDYLVQKKFHLGTDKYGRDLLSRLLLGARISFSVGFVSVFISLIIGIPMGAIAGYYGGFVDKLIMWIINVVWSIPTLLLVIAITLALGKGFWQVFIAVGFTMWVEVARVVRGQILSVKEKEYIQAAHVLGFSDFRIIFKHILPNVLAPVIVISAANFAAAILIESGLSFLGIGAQPPMPSWGGMIKDHYAYLIVDKAYLAIAPGIAIMLLVLSFMMLGNSLRDALDVRKV; the protein is encoded by the coding sequence GTGGCGCAAACCACAGTTTTTAAAAAAGTACTGAAAGACCCATTAGGAGCAGGGGGAATGTTTATCATTCTCCTTGCTTTTTTTGTGGCGGTTTTTGCATACTTACTTATACCTGATCATACGCCAAATGCCAATCAGATGAATTTGGCAATAGCCGGAAAAAAACCGGGCTTTACGGTAGAAGTCCTTCGCTTGCAAAAAGAAGTTACTACGGAATCAACCTGGTGGGAACAGCTACTAAATGGTAAAGACTTGCCCTATAGAGAAGTCGCGGTGGCCAAAACGGAGGAAGGCGAAAATATATTGAAGTATACTGAGTACACAGGTAGTGGTGATGGTATAGAAAAAAGCATTGATCGTGATCAGCTCTATGCCGGGGACTATTTGGTTCAAAAAAAGTTTCACTTAGGCACAGATAAATATGGCCGAGATTTGCTGAGCAGACTTTTGCTTGGCGCAAGAATTTCTTTTTCCGTAGGGTTTGTGTCCGTTTTTATTTCCCTGATTATTGGAATTCCCATGGGAGCCATTGCTGGCTATTATGGCGGTTTTGTGGACAAACTAATTATGTGGATTATCAACGTAGTTTGGTCTATTCCCACACTTCTTTTGGTGATTGCCATTACACTGGCTTTGGGTAAAGGCTTTTGGCAGGTATTTATAGCCGTAGGTTTTACCATGTGGGTAGAAGTAGCCCGTGTGGTTCGTGGACAAATACTTAGCGTAAAGGAGAAGGAATATATACAAGCGGCCCATGTACTTGGTTTTAGCGATTTCAGGATTATCTTCAAGCATATTTTGCCTAATGTACTAGCTCCTGTTATTGTAATCTCAGCAGCCAATTTTGCTGCAGCAATTCTTATTGAAAGCGGCCTTAGCTTTTTAGGGATTGGCGCCCAGCCTCCTATGCCCAGCTGGGGTGGAATGATAAAAGACCATTACGCTTACCTTATTGTAGATAAAGCTTACTTGGCCATAGCTCCTGGTATAGCCATTATGTTGCTTGTGCTTTCATTTATGATGCTCGGCAACTCGCTGAGGGATGCTCTGGACGTGAGGAAGGTTTAG
- a CDS encoding contact-dependent growth inhibition system immunity protein — translation MKPQEKSIQELENDFWPDLNQYIAGLVERCHRYRKIKLKDLQIHQIKTLLIQDIGSEYLMPIVLERMEYDISEEDDYDGSSFIESIDLFSGEIFKRNPELHKATLDLLERKQKEIENLIGWK, via the coding sequence GTGAAACCACAAGAAAAGTCAATACAAGAACTTGAAAATGATTTTTGGCCAGACCTGAATCAATATATAGCAGGGTTGGTGGAGAGATGTCACAGATATAGAAAGATTAAGCTGAAAGACCTTCAAATCCACCAAATCAAAACACTTCTGATTCAAGACATAGGCTCGGAATATCTTATGCCTATAGTTTTAGAGCGTATGGAATATGATATTTCGGAAGAAGACGATTATGACGGAAGTTCATTCATCGAAAGCATTGACTTATTCAGTGGTGAAATTTTTAAAAGAAATCCTGAACTACATAAAGCGACATTAGACCTTCTTGAACGGAAACAAAAGGAAATAGAAAATTTGATTGGGTGGAAATGA
- a CDS encoding DUF6992 family protein, protein MRHFLFLLLITLSLSGIAQDFSTTQFNQSKNKITKNGMWVLGGWGTANIVGSGIGAFTTTGETQAFHQMNVGWGIINTGLAALSLAGNKNAKTDLSQVETVKQLEATKRIFLVNAALDVAYMATGTYMIEKSKSVDDIKRSDLLSGFGKSFILQGAGLMIFDAIMYAAHTRNGNRKLYNNISGLSIGPSGFYVAVSF, encoded by the coding sequence ATGCGTCATTTCCTATTCCTGTTGCTTATTACTCTTTCATTATCTGGTATAGCTCAAGATTTCAGCACCACCCAATTCAATCAGTCTAAAAACAAAATCACCAAAAATGGAATGTGGGTGCTTGGTGGATGGGGTACTGCCAATATTGTAGGTTCTGGCATTGGAGCTTTTACCACCACTGGCGAAACGCAGGCTTTTCACCAAATGAATGTGGGCTGGGGAATAATAAACACTGGTCTTGCAGCTCTCTCCTTAGCGGGAAATAAAAATGCCAAAACCGATCTCTCCCAAGTAGAAACCGTAAAACAGCTGGAAGCCACCAAGCGCATCTTTTTAGTGAATGCCGCACTTGACGTAGCTTATATGGCTACGGGCACTTACATGATTGAAAAATCTAAAAGTGTGGATGACATCAAGCGCTCGGATCTACTCAGTGGATTTGGAAAATCATTTATCCTACAAGGGGCCGGACTTATGATTTTTGACGCCATTATGTATGCCGCTCATACCCGGAATGGAAACCGCAAGCTTTACAATAATATTAGTGGGCTAAGTATTGGGCCGAGTGGGTTTTATGTGGCGGTTAGTTTTTGA
- a CDS encoding YceI family protein, with the protein MKGLKMFSLLSSILLFTFALSAQEYTVDNNLSSVYINGTSSLHDWTETVETINGALRADVEDGKLVKLRSLHLTIPVKSIKSGKSGMDKNTYVALKEEKYPEIKYALKTYKIEGSTVKLTGDLSVAGVTKSITTQVESRVKEGQVELTGDIAFKMTAFGVDPPTAVMGTIKTGDEVEIKFHLYFK; encoded by the coding sequence ATGAAAGGATTGAAAATGTTTAGCTTATTGTCATCCATTTTGCTGTTCACATTTGCGCTAAGCGCACAAGAATATACGGTAGACAATAACTTGTCGAGTGTGTATATCAATGGAACATCCTCTTTGCACGACTGGACTGAAACCGTAGAAACAATAAATGGAGCACTGCGAGCTGATGTGGAAGACGGAAAACTCGTAAAGCTTAGAAGTTTACATCTTACCATTCCGGTAAAATCCATAAAAAGTGGAAAATCAGGGATGGACAAAAACACCTATGTAGCCTTAAAAGAGGAGAAATATCCTGAAATAAAATACGCCTTAAAAACCTATAAAATAGAGGGAAGTACAGTAAAGTTAACTGGTGATTTATCTGTGGCTGGAGTTACCAAAAGCATTACCACACAGGTGGAAAGCAGAGTAAAAGAGGGCCAGGTAGAGCTGACTGGAGATATTGCTTTTAAAATGACCGCATTTGGTGTGGATCCTCCTACAGCTGTGATGGGGACTATCAAAACAGGAGACGAAGTCGAGATCAAGTTTCATTTATATTTTAAATAA
- a CDS encoding YceI family protein encodes MLKIWILLLFFSPFLLLSQTTHQEWFQIEDSEINILGTSNVTDYQCVLHDLENNSDLQIKSTTKDLLITLENAVIKLKSNGFNCNSSPMTKDFLKTIQAEEYPLIYIEFLSFQLNHSVTEKRPQKNVIARIAVTLAGVRKVYSLKLDSLEFKMDSITTKGKKEIKMSDFDIEAPSALFGLVKADDLVTIDFRIVFNLK; translated from the coding sequence ATGCTCAAAATTTGGATCCTCTTACTTTTTTTCTCTCCCTTTTTATTGCTTTCGCAAACTACCCATCAGGAGTGGTTTCAAATTGAAGACAGTGAAATCAATATTTTGGGAACATCCAATGTTACTGACTACCAATGCGTTCTTCATGATTTGGAAAATAATAGTGACTTACAAATTAAGAGCACCACAAAAGACCTTCTTATAACACTTGAAAATGCGGTAATCAAATTAAAGTCCAACGGATTTAACTGCAACAGCAGTCCAATGACTAAGGATTTTTTGAAAACCATTCAGGCTGAAGAATACCCACTTATTTATATTGAATTTTTAAGTTTTCAGCTAAATCATTCGGTAACTGAAAAAAGACCTCAAAAAAATGTGATTGCCAGGATTGCAGTGACCTTGGCTGGGGTGAGAAAAGTGTATTCTTTAAAACTGGATTCACTAGAGTTTAAGATGGATAGCATTACCACAAAGGGAAAGAAAGAAATAAAGATGAGTGATTTTGATATAGAAGCACCATCGGCTCTTTTTGGCTTGGTGAAAGCAGACGATTTAGTAACGATAGATTTCAGAATTGTCTTTAACCTAAAATAG
- a CDS encoding iron chaperone: MEASKKFKTVEEYFNTFPKETVEVLESLRTTIKKAAPQAEELISYNMPAFKQKGMLVYYAAWKTHIGLYPASVNLKIFDNDLEGYERTKGTIKFPFDKPLPLDLITKIVKYRVEENEEKSRLKKKK, translated from the coding sequence ATGGAAGCTTCAAAAAAATTTAAAACTGTAGAGGAATACTTCAACACCTTTCCAAAGGAAACAGTGGAAGTACTGGAATCACTTCGTACCACGATCAAAAAAGCAGCCCCTCAGGCTGAAGAATTGATTAGCTATAATATGCCAGCCTTTAAGCAAAAGGGTATGCTCGTTTATTATGCAGCCTGGAAAACCCACATCGGCCTTTATCCTGCCTCGGTTAATCTTAAAATTTTTGATAATGACCTGGAAGGCTACGAACGTACCAAAGGCACCATAAAATTCCCCTTTGACAAACCTCTTCCCTTAGATTTAATTACGAAAATTGTAAAATACAGAGTGGAAGAAAATGAAGAGAAATCCAGGCTAAAAAAGAAAAAGTAA
- a CDS encoding YehS family protein: protein MTNNDILKRIRYTFDYSDAEMIDLFAMGGAEVTRAQVSDWLKKELDDDYRDLDDRSLATFLNGLIVERRGPRADGMQMTPEDRLNNNIILKKIKIALDLKTDDILALFKSIDKKMGPHELSAFLRNHKQSQYRPFQDQYLRYFLTALQQKYRGKNDRSQD, encoded by the coding sequence ATGACCAATAACGACATACTTAAGCGCATCCGATACACATTTGACTATAGCGATGCAGAAATGATAGACCTATTTGCCATGGGTGGCGCAGAGGTAACCAGAGCGCAGGTTAGCGATTGGTTGAAAAAGGAATTAGATGATGATTACAGAGATTTGGATGACCGCAGCTTAGCCACTTTCTTAAATGGATTAATCGTTGAAAGACGCGGCCCACGTGCAGACGGCATGCAAATGACTCCTGAAGACAGACTGAACAATAACATCATTCTGAAAAAAATAAAGATTGCTTTAGACTTGAAAACGGATGACATTCTGGCCCTTTTCAAATCTATTGACAAAAAGATGGGGCCGCATGAGCTAAGCGCTTTTCTTAGAAATCACAAGCAGAGCCAGTATCGACCTTTCCAGGATCAGTACTTGCGATATTTTCTTACTGCTTTGCAGCAAAAATATCGCGGCAAAAATGATCGTTCACAGGATTGA
- a CDS encoding NAD(P)/FAD-dependent oxidoreductase, whose product MKELTQFDAIIIGGSYSGLSAAMSLGRALRKVLIMDNGKPCNRTAPHSHNFITQDGKPPRQIANDARAQVEKYSSIQFYNGLATKAEQTTNGFTVETESGKSFHTKKILFATGLKDIMPNIKGFAECWGISIIHCPYCHGYEVRNEPTGIIGNGEAAFHYAWLISNWTKDLTIFTNGKSSFTEEQNQKLKANNLKVIETEIGEIIHSKGQVTYVELKDDKSVKLNAIYHGPSFEQHCKLPQEMGCEITESGHIQVTQFQQTSVEGIFAAGDNSTMMRSLANAVAAGTTAGSFINNELTQAEF is encoded by the coding sequence ATGAAAGAGCTCACTCAATTTGACGCCATCATAATTGGAGGAAGTTATTCTGGCCTGTCCGCGGCCATGTCCCTAGGTAGAGCTTTACGCAAAGTATTGATCATGGATAATGGTAAACCCTGTAATCGAACTGCTCCACACTCGCACAATTTTATTACTCAGGATGGAAAACCACCAAGGCAAATTGCCAATGATGCCAGAGCTCAAGTTGAGAAATACAGCAGCATTCAGTTTTACAATGGACTTGCCACCAAGGCTGAACAAACCACAAATGGATTTACAGTTGAAACTGAATCTGGAAAAAGCTTCCACACCAAAAAAATCCTTTTTGCTACAGGACTAAAAGACATCATGCCCAACATTAAGGGTTTTGCGGAATGTTGGGGGATTTCAATAATTCACTGCCCCTACTGCCATGGTTATGAAGTGAGAAATGAACCCACCGGCATTATTGGAAATGGAGAGGCTGCCTTTCATTACGCATGGCTCATTTCCAACTGGACAAAAGATCTTACTATTTTCACAAATGGAAAATCCTCTTTTACCGAGGAGCAAAATCAAAAACTAAAAGCCAATAATCTAAAAGTTATTGAAACAGAAATAGGTGAAATAATTCACTCTAAAGGACAGGTCACATATGTAGAGTTAAAAGATGACAAATCTGTAAAACTGAACGCCATCTATCATGGTCCTTCATTTGAACAGCATTGCAAACTACCGCAAGAAATGGGTTGTGAAATAACAGAATCCGGTCATATTCAAGTCACTCAATTTCAGCAGACCAGTGTAGAAGGAATTTTTGCGGCAGGCGACAATTCTACTATGATGAGATCTCTTGCCAATGCTGTAGCTGCCGGAACCACCGCAGGATCTTTTATTAATAACGAATTGACCCAGGCTGAATTTTAG
- a CDS encoding helix-turn-helix transcriptional regulator, whose product MSTETPKRFDRIVAILIQLQSKRIVKAQDLADRFEVSLRTIYRDIRTLEASGVPIVSEAGVGYSIMDGYRLPPVMFTREEAGSFVAAEKLMQRFMDKSLGAYHESAMYKVKSVLRGSEKDWVDALESQVQVNGGEELFNKEIPNALEIIFESIAEKRQVWLSYQSFHKDELTQRSIEPVGLFHEHNFWYLMAYCHLRKDYRQFRTDRIKGIKSTDDIFTKIHGSIDDYRNEPNTDNREKVRVLVEKNMSRFMKYERDFYGFVSEKEVGDKVELTFMTNNVNNGFARWYLMFGEFATILEPETLKDRVKEILERTLARI is encoded by the coding sequence ATGAGCACCGAAACTCCCAAGCGATTTGATAGAATAGTGGCCATCCTGATTCAGCTGCAATCCAAACGAATTGTAAAAGCTCAGGATTTAGCAGATCGCTTTGAGGTGAGCCTTCGCACCATTTATCGCGACATCCGCACATTGGAAGCTTCAGGTGTGCCCATTGTAAGCGAAGCAGGCGTGGGTTATTCTATAATGGACGGCTATCGCTTGCCACCAGTGATGTTTACTAGAGAAGAAGCCGGAAGCTTTGTAGCAGCAGAAAAATTGATGCAGAGGTTTATGGATAAATCTTTGGGAGCCTATCATGAATCGGCCATGTATAAAGTGAAGTCTGTTTTACGCGGCAGCGAAAAGGATTGGGTAGATGCGCTGGAATCGCAAGTGCAGGTAAATGGTGGAGAGGAATTATTCAACAAAGAAATACCTAATGCACTTGAGATAATTTTTGAGAGCATTGCAGAGAAACGCCAGGTTTGGTTGAGCTATCAATCTTTTCATAAAGATGAACTTACCCAAAGAAGTATTGAACCAGTTGGGCTATTTCACGAACATAACTTTTGGTACTTAATGGCGTATTGCCATTTACGAAAGGACTACCGCCAGTTTAGAACCGATAGGATAAAGGGTATAAAAAGTACAGATGACATTTTTACCAAAATCCATGGTAGCATTGACGATTACAGAAATGAGCCAAATACAGATAACAGGGAAAAGGTTAGGGTTTTGGTGGAGAAAAACATGAGTCGATTCATGAAGTATGAGCGTGATTTTTATGGGTTTGTTTCTGAAAAAGAGGTAGGTGATAAAGTAGAATTGACCTTTATGACAAATAATGTGAATAATGGCTTTGCTCGTTGGTATCTCATGTTTGGTGAGTTTGCCACCATTTTAGAACCTGAAACATTAAAGGATAGGGTAAAGGAAATATTGGAGCGAACTCTGGCAAGAATCTAA